The following proteins come from a genomic window of Trichoplusia ni isolate ovarian cell line Hi5 chromosome 16, tn1, whole genome shotgun sequence:
- the LOC113502145 gene encoding uncharacterized protein LOC113502145, which produces MHSLNMLWCAQNEERWLKKQERDFNHQCVGTIEVIPDSIFVQHFRLNKSTFRSLCQELRVKTSLRGSQEISLTVKVLCALTFLATGSYQRTFGVTQHVAQRTASRCIRQVVDALNHPAIMARWIVFPRTQQERGLIKQEKVSKKVWLAWSNWVHRLHSYCYSKT; this is translated from the exons atgCATTCTCTCAATATGTTGTGGTGCGCTCAAAACGAAGAAAGATGGCTTAAAAAGCAGGAAAGAGACTTTAATCATCAGTGCGTCGGCACGATCGAAGTTATACCGGATAGTATATTTGTGCAACACTtcagattaaataaatctacGTTTCGGTCTCTTTGTCAAGAACTACGAGTAAAAACTTCCTTGAGGGGTTCTCAGGAAATTTCTCTAACAGTTAAG GTGTTGTGCGCTCTTACCTTTTTGGCGACAGGCTCCTATCAAAGGACTTTTGGTGTTACCCAGCATGTAGCCCAACGAACAGCTAGCCGATGCATCAGACAAGTCGTTGATGCGTTAAACCACCCTGCTATCATGGCGAGATGGATAGTATTTCCGAGAACTCAGCaagaaagaggtttaattaaacaagagaaa gTTTCAAAGAAGGTTTGGCTTGCCTGGAGTAATTGGGTGCATAGATTGCACTCATATTGCTATAGTAAAACCTAA